The Gemmatimonadaceae bacterium DNA segment GCGACCTTGGTCTCCACCAATTGGTCCACGCGCGCGCGCACCTGCTGCTCGGCGCGACGCACCTCGTCTCCGAGCTGCGCCCGCAGCGCATTGGCCACCGCATCAGCGATGTTGGTGCGCACGCCCATCGTCGGCTTCCTGAGCGTGCCGCCGAGCACCGCTTCGATCTCCACTGAGTCCACGCGCGCCATCGCGCGCCACAGCGCGTCCTCGACCATCGCCGCACGCGCATCCGTCGGGCGCGCCCGCGTGCTGTCTCGCTCCCAGGCCACCCGCGGTGCACGCCACAACCAGCGGCCGCTCAGCGCCTCGCCGTTGCGCGTCAGGTTGAGCTGCGAAAGGCCGGTTCCGAGGCGCACCTGCCCTCCGAGCCCGCCGAGGGGGAAGTTGGGCAGCGTGATGCCGCTGAAGCGGGCACCCAGCGTGTCGCGCACCGGCTGCTGCCGATGATCGAACAAGCCGGCAACACGGACATCGCTCGGTCCAACCTGCCCTTCCGAACGCGACAGCGCAAAGGTCGTCGGCGCACCGAAGACCGCAGGCTGCGACGTGAGCCCGACAATCTGCGCCGAGTAGTTGCCAGCGCTGGCGCCTTCGCCGCCGAGCGTGAGCGAGAGTTCGCCCAGCCGCATCAGGAAGTTCGGATACACCGCTTCCTTCGGGAACAGCACCGTCGTGCCCGAGGCCCGCACGCGCGCGGGACCGGGCTGCGTCTGGCGCTGCAACCCGGGCGGCACGTAGCGCTCGGCCCGCTCCGCCCAGTACAGCACCGATCCCAGCTGTTCGGCGATGAGATCGCTGAACAGCTGCGGCCCGATGCTCGGGACCTCGAAGCTGGGCAGGCGCAGCAGCGAGCGCGCGTACGCATAGTCCGCGCTGCGCGCCGCCGGGATCGCCTGCAGACGGTCCTGCAAGCCGGCGGCGTTGCCGCGCGTCTCCGCTTCGAAGCCCCGGAGGCGGTCGTCAATCTGCCCGAGGTCGCGCAGCGTGCGACGCACGTCCGTGACAGCCTGGCGCGCGCCGGCGAGGCCCAAGGTGCGCAGGTTCGCGCTCGCCAGGCGGTCCGCCAGCGCCTTGGCGGAGTCGATGCTCGGGCGGGGATCGGCGGCCTGCAAGTCGGACAGCAGCTTGCTGCGCGCGGTGTCGGCGTAGGCGATCGCGTGCTGCGCCTCGCGCAGCGTGGCCAGGGAATCGGCCGAGATCGCTCCGACGTTCACCGACTGCGTCAGCGTCGAGAGCTCCAGCGGCGGGATCTTGATCTGCCGCTTGAAGTCCTCGATCACCTGCGAGGCCTCCTCGGCCTCCTTCGGCTTCCGCGGCACCGCGCCGGAGACCTTGCGCGGCGTACCGAAGCGGATGCCCCGAGCGGCGGCCGTATCAATCACCACCTTGCGTTCCAGCGCTGGCAGGAGCCCCACATCGAACACCAACGCCTCGACTTCGACGAGGTTGGTCATCGGCGCGCTCGGGTCCGTCACCTGCAGGCCCTCGAGCGCCACGGAGCCGTCGCGGAAGCCGACACGTGCGCGTGCCAAGTCCACCTTTGCGCCCACCGCCGCCGTGCCGGCGGACTCCACCGCCCACTTCACCGTGCGGTCGGCGAACACGAACGCCCACAATGCGATGAGCCCGAGCACGACGCTCAAGGGCAGCAGGGCCTTCCACCGGATATAGCTCATTGGGACGGCCATAGCGTGCGGTACATCCCCCAGAGCTTCGAGCCCTGCACCATCTGCACGACCTTCCACTTCTGCACGTGCGCGTACACGTCGGTCCGGTACCGCGCCACGAGCACACGGAACACGAAGAAGCTCGGTACCAGCAGCACCAGCCACGCGACCAGCGAGCCGATGACGATGCTGTTGTTCAGCCGTGCCAGCGCCACCACCGGCGTGTTGACCGCCCAGGTGAAGAACGGCGCCAGGGCATCATTCAGGAGCAGCGCCATCCCGAGGCGGTCAAACAGCGGATCGAGCGCGAAGCCCAGCGGGATCGCAATCGCCCAGCCAAGAAAGACGCCCGGGAACGACAGCGTCGTGAGCATCGCCACCGCCAGCACCACGAGGTTGTGCAGCGAGGCCAGCGGCGTGAGGCCGAAGCAGAGCCCGACGGCCATCCCCATCGCGACCTGCCCTGGGGTGCCGTCGGAGTTCAGCGCCTTGAACAGCGTATGGAGGAACTTGAGGACGAGCATCATAGATCCTGTATTCTACCCGCTGGCACTTTCCGGGTCCACGCGGGACGGCTAGCATCGTGGGATGCCGCGCCCTTCCGTGCGTCCCGCCCGCTTCGCCAGACTCGCCCGACTCGCACAACCCGCCGGACTGTCCGCCCTAGCCGTCGCGACCGTCATCGCGCTCCCGGCCTCCACCATCGCGCAGGTCCCCGCCCCACCGCTGTCGGCCGCCGACTCCGCTCTCGTCTACCGCGTGCTGGTCGCCGAAGACCGCCGGGACGGTGCGGCGCCTGCCCTCACCGAAGGCGCGGCCCACCGTGATGAACGCATCCGACGCATCGCCGAGCGCGCGCGGGCCCGGATTGCCGACTCGACGTTCGCGCAGCGCGACCTGCTCGGCGCACCGAGCGGGCGCCCGCTGCCCGTGTGGCCAGAGCCGGAGTGGGCGGGTCGCCTGCGGCAGCTCGGCGGGGCGGCGGGGGACTGTGCGCCGGTCATCGCCGCGTTCACCGACTCGGCGGTCCACGTACGGCTCCGCGCGTTCGTCGTGGTACGCCAGCGCACGAGCTGCCACAGCGACACCGAGGTCCGACGGCATCTCGCGTCGACCGTGGACGCGCTCCCAGCGTCCACAGAGAGCCGCCGCGTGCCCGCGGCGTCCTGGCACGAAGCCGCCGAGGCGCTGGTCTCGCTGGCCCGCATCGCGCCGACGGACGCGGCGGGGCATATCACTCGCGCCGCGGCGCACGCGCAGCCGCAGCTGCGCATCGCGGCAGCGCAGGCGGCGGCGCTGGCTCGCGACACCGTCACGCTGCTTCGCCTCGCCCGCGACCCCGACAACAATGTCAGCGAGGCGGCGATCGCAGGCCTCTCGCGCACGGTCGGTCACGCGGCAGACTCCGTGTACCTCTCGCGCCTCGGCACGTCGGCGGCGCAAGTGAGTCTCGCGGCCGCCACCGCGCTGCGCGGCTCGACGCACCCGGAGCTCGCGGCGCGCGCGCAGGCGGCGTTGCAGTCCTACGAGCGCCGCAGTTGGGCCTCCGAGCGGGACGTGCGCAACGCGCTCCGCACGCTGCTCGGCCAGCCGGCGCGTGAGCCCTGGCAACCGTGGAAGGACGAGCCGCTGCCACAGGACGTAGTCGCACTCGCGCTCGGTGCGGAGCGCTACATCGAGGTGACAATGTCGCGCCGGCACGGTGGGCGCAGCTTCGTCGTGGAACTCCGGGGCGACGTCGCGCCGATTATGGCCGCGCGGGTCTTGGCCAAGGTGCGCGCCGGCGGCTACAACGGCACGCGCTGGCACCGAGTGGAGAGCAACTTCGTGATCCAGGGCGGCGGCCCCGACGACAACGAGTACGTGGGCGGCGGGCGCTTCCTCGTGGACGAGCTGGGCACCATCGCACACCCGCGCGGCAGCGTGGGAATGAGCACGCGCGGGCACGACACCGGCGACACGCAGTGGTTCATCAACCTGCGCGACAACGCACGGCTGATGGGCGCCTACACGGTCTTCGGCGTCGTAGTGACCGGAATGGACGTGGTCGACGACGTGCTTGCCGGGGACGAGATGTACGTACTGCGCGAGGTCAGCGCGCCGGCGCGTCGAGGCCCGCCCTGACCTCCGCCAACAGGGCAACCAGACGGCGCTGATCGCCTTCGTCGGGGAGGCCACGGCTGACCAGCTGCGCCGTCTCCTTCACCAGCGTGTCCATCGCGTCGAGCAGCCGCAGTCCCTGCTCGGTGATCACACAATGCACCACCCGGCGGTCGCGGCCCGTGCGGAGGCGGGCCACGTGGCCCGCCTCCTCCAGCTTGTCCACCACCCGCGTGATGCCGGGTGCCTCTTCCACGAGTCGGTCGCGCACCGCCAACGTGGGGAGGCCGGCCGGCCCCGCGCCGCGCAGGATGCGCAGCACGTTGTACTGTGCCGGCGAGATGCCATACGGTTCCACGCGCTGGGAGATGGCCCGCCGGACCAACGAGGCGGTGCGCAGCAGCGCCACCACCGCCTCGTCGGCCAGCGTGTCAAACGGCTTCGATTGCTTGAGTTCGGCCTGCAGGGTGCGCGCGGGCATAGGCAGAAGCTAGAAGCGGACGGCGACGGTCGCCAACAGGGTGCGCGTGGCGATCGGGAACAGGAAGCGCTGGCCGCCGCTGGTGCGGCCGTCGGCGTAGGCATCGGCGTTGAGCAGGTTCTGGACCTGCACGCGCAGCGTCGACGCGCCAAGGTGCAGCGCGCCCCCCGCATCCGCCACCGTGAAGCCGGGCAGCATCAGCGCGCGGTTGCCATCGTTCGCCAAGTGCGATTCGCCGACGTGCCGCAGCGAGAGCATCAGCTCGACAGCATCGCGCGGCGCCCACGCCGCCTGCGCGTTGGCGATCACGGCCGGCGTCAGCAACGGGCGCACGTCCCGGAACGTCTCGGACGTCCGCTGGTTGGTGTACTCGGCAATGCGGGCCTGCAGCAGCATCGCGTTTGCGGTCACCAGCAACGACGGCTGCGCCTGCCAGCGCAGTTCGGACTCGACGCCGAGCCGCGTCGTCCGGCCGACGTTGCGACGCTGCTGCGCGCCGGTGACCGTCAGCTCGCCGATACGCGCGATCTCGTTGCTGAAGAACATTCCGAAGGCATTGACCGTTGCCTCGAGCGTCCCGCGGCGCCAGCGCGCCCCGAGCTCAACGTCGGTAAGGCGCTCCGGCTTCACCTGTGTCAGCGGCAGCAACTCAGCGGCCAAGTCGTCGGTGAGGTCATCCTCGCCGGCGAAGAGGTCGATGCGCGCGGGCTCGCGGCCCGCCTGCCCCACCGACGCAAAGAGCTCCAGCGTCGGGCGCGCACGCAGCGTGACGCCGAGCTTGGGATTCACGAACAGCCAGTCGATCGTGGGCTCGCCGAAGCTGGCTCCCGGCGTCGGCCGGTAGCGGAACGCGGCGCGGCGCACTTGGATGTCACCGGTCCAGTCCACCCGGCCGCGCGTGATGGTGCCCTTCACGAACGCCGACTGCTCCTGCTTGAAGCCCGTGTTATCGTAAATGCGGTTCTGCAGGTCGGGCTTGATGTGCAGGTAGTGATCGCGGCTGTAGCTGCTCGCGTGCGCGCCGGCCGCCACCGCGAAGCCTTCGCCGTCCCAGGTCACGGTCGAGAGCAAGCCGTACCACACGTGGTCCAGCCCGAAGCGCCAGAGCTCCGGGTCGCCGACGTCCACGTCGAACCAGCCACCGGCGCTGTTGCGGTACCCGGTCGTCGTGAGGCTGAGTCCGGGGCGCTGCACGCGCGTGTATTGCAGGCTCGCCATTTCCTGATGGAAGTCGTCCTTCTCGCCCGGCGACATCGGATTGAAGCGGCGGTCCGTTGCAAGCTGCGCGGTGCTGGCCGCCACGTAGGCGCTCTGCAGCTTGGAGCGACCCGCAAAGCCGGTGAACTTCAGGGCATCCCGCTCGCCGAACCAGCCGGCGCTGACGAAGCCCGACTGCGCCTCGTTGCCGGAGCGGATGCGGTAGCCCTCCGTCTCCTGGGCCGAGACGCGTCCGTAGGCGGCGAAGCCGTTCACGAGGCCGGTGGCGCCTTCGACGCTCACCCGCTGCGTGCCCCAGCTGCCACCGGTCAGCTGCCCCTCGGCGAACCGGGGCGTCGTGAGCAGCGGCATACTCTCGAAGTCGATGGAGCCGGCGAACGAGGCCGTGCCGAACGCACTCGAACCCACGCCGCGTTGCACGCGCACCGTGTGCATCGAGTTCATAAAGTCTGGCACGTTGGAGAAGTACAGGACCTGGTCTTCCGGATCGTTGAGCGGTACGCCGTCCACCGAGATGGCGAGGCGCGTCTGGTCCACGCCGCGCAGGCGGACGTTGCTGTAGCCGGAGAAGCCGCCGGCATCGGAGGCGGCGGTCACGCCGGTGACGGACTGCAGCGCCAAGGGCGCGTCCTGCCCCACGTAGCTCCGCTCGATGCTGGCGCGGTCCAGGGTGGTCTGCGACGTGGGTGCCGCGCCGCCCGCGCGCACGGCGCGGATGACGACGGATTCCAGCGTATCGCGTGGAACCGAATCGGTGGCGGGACGGCCCCCCTGTGCGCCGAGCGATGCGGCGGGCAGGGCGGCCACGAGGCCAAGTGCCGCAACGGCGGCGGTGATGCAACGACGGTCAAACGACATACTCGGTGTCCTCGAGGGAAAGAGGGCGCCGCAGTGACGGACCTCGCCGGGACGCCGGCACTCGTCGCGAAACGACGAAGGCCACGCGCACCCGGCGAGCGGGTGGCGTGGCCCAATGCAGCGGCGCACGACACTCGCCGCACTCCCTACGCCGGTCTAAACCGGGTCAGGTTCCAAGAGACTTTCTCAATCCCGCGGTCGCGGGATACCCCTGGCGGCTGTCCGAGAAGGAATAGCGCAACCGGACGCGGCGCGCCAGTGCGTGCGCCCGCGCGTGCGGCGGGGCGTGGCCCGTGCGTTCGGCGCACGCGGCGCGACTACGCCGCGTTCAGCGGCGCCTGCGGGGGCGTCGGACGCTCGACGGTGTGGCCTTCGTCGCCTTCCGGCAATCGTCCGGCCAAGAGCTCGCTGACGGGTCGCGTGGTCTCGAACTGCGCGAGCACGATGCGCAGGATGGCCGTGAGCGGCGCGGCGAGCAGCATCCCCACGACGCCCCAGAGCAGGCCCCAGAACACCAGTGCGGCGAGGATCGTCACCGGACTCAGGTTCAGGTTCTGGCCCATCAGCAGCGGGTCGATGCCGTTGCCGATGATCAGCTGCACCGCCATCGAGAGCACGAAAATCGCGATCACCGGCCCGAGCGTCGGGAACTGCACCAGCGCCACCGGAACCGGCAGCAGCGTGGCCACGATGCTGCCGAGGCTCGGGATGAAGTTCAGCACGAAGGTCAACACCGCGAAGACCAGCGCGAGCTCGAGTCCGAAGGCCGTGAGGATGATCCAGATGATCGCGCCGGTCGTCGCCGAGATGAGGAACTTGATGACGAGATAGCGACGGATGTCCCGATCGATCTGCCGGAACACCGGGTGCTTGATGAGTTGCCGCGTGCGCCCGAGGAGCAGGAAGATCACGAAGAGCATCACCAGCATCCCGTTCTGCACCAGCGAGACGGCCAGGCGCGGCGCGATCGTCAGCGCGCGCTCGAGCCGCAGGTCGTTGACGCCCGCAACGAGCGCGTCGCGAGTCATCGCCAAGCCGAGGCGGTCGAGCCAGGCGGTGACTTGCTGCGTGATCGCCAGCAAGCGCGTCTGGTACACGTCGGCCGACTCGATCAGCCCGCGCACCGAGGTCAGGAAGAGCAGCCCGACGAGGGCGATGGCCGCAGCGACGAGCAACATCACGAGGATCGTCGACAGCCAGCGCGGGATGTGGGCGCGGATCTCGAGGAAGTCCGCCACCGGCGACACCAGGTAGTACACGATCACCGCCAGCACCAACGGCACCAGCACCGGCCGGGTGAAGGCGAGGCCCACGGCGATCGCGATGCCCGCCAGCACCACCAGCGAGACGGTCATCAGCGTCGCCTGTTCGTCGTGAAGCGGATTGCGGAGGAGGGCCATAGGCGGAAAGTTGGGCGCGGGCCGAACGGGGGCAAGGGCCTAGGCGGCCGCCAGCTCCCGGCGCCGCTTCACGGCCTTGTACAGCTCCATCACCGCCAGCACGCTGAAGGCCAACGCCAGCGGGTACATCCACTGCACCGGCTGCAGCGGCTCGAGGCGCAGCAGCCGCTGCGTGAACGGCAGGTACGTGGCCGCCACGTGCAGCGACAATGCTGCCGCTACCCCGCCCACCAGCACCCAGTTCCGCGACAGCGGCACGCGGAACGCCGAGACCTGCTCCGAGCGGCAGTTGAACACGTGCACGTTCTGCATCAGCACGAACATCATCAGGAGCTGGTTGCGGGCGCTGGCTTCCGGCATCCCCATCGCCAGCAACGCGTACCAGTAGGCGGCCGTGACCGCCCCCATCGTGACGCCCGAGAGCACCACTTGGCGGATCATCTGGAAGTTGAAGATCCCCTCCGACGGCGGCCGTGGCGGACGCGCCATCGCGCCCGGTTCCCCGCCCTCGAACGCCAGCGCCACGTCCTGGATGCCATTGGTCACGAGGTTGAGCCACAGCAACTGCACCGCGAGCAGCGGCAGCGGCAGCCCCAGCAGCAGCGCGACGACGAACAGCAACACCTCGGCCGCCCCCATCGAGATCAGCAGGTACGTCACCTTCCGGATGTTGCCGTACGCGAACCGTCCTTCCTCCACGCCCGCCTCGATGGACGCGAAATTGTCGTCGGTGACGATCAGG contains these protein-coding regions:
- a CDS encoding TIGR03545 family protein, with the protein product MSYIRWKALLPLSVVLGLIALWAFVFADRTVKWAVESAGTAAVGAKVDLARARVGFRDGSVALEGLQVTDPSAPMTNLVEVEALVFDVGLLPALERKVVIDTAAARGIRFGTPRKVSGAVPRKPKEAEEASQVIEDFKRQIKIPPLELSTLTQSVNVGAISADSLATLREAQHAIAYADTARSKLLSDLQAADPRPSIDSAKALADRLASANLRTLGLAGARQAVTDVRRTLRDLGQIDDRLRGFEAETRGNAAGLQDRLQAIPAARSADYAYARSLLRLPSFEVPSIGPQLFSDLIAEQLGSVLYWAERAERYVPPGLQRQTQPGPARVRASGTTVLFPKEAVYPNFLMRLGELSLTLGGEGASAGNYSAQIVGLTSQPAVFGAPTTFALSRSEGQVGPSDVRVAGLFDHRQQPVRDTLGARFSGITLPNFPLGGLGGQVRLGTGLSQLNLTRNGEALSGRWLWRAPRVAWERDSTRARPTDARAAMVEDALWRAMARVDSVEIEAVLGGTLRKPTMGVRTNIADAVANALRAQLGDEVRRAEQQVRARVDQLVETKVAEARSAADAARSQVLSRIAEERARLDEQRAALEARLRELTRIPGVG
- a CDS encoding TIGR03546 family protein, coding for MMLVLKFLHTLFKALNSDGTPGQVAMGMAVGLCFGLTPLASLHNLVVLAVAMLTTLSFPGVFLGWAIAIPLGFALDPLFDRLGMALLLNDALAPFFTWAVNTPVVALARLNNSIVIGSLVAWLVLLVPSFFVFRVLVARYRTDVYAHVQKWKVVQMVQGSKLWGMYRTLWPSQ
- a CDS encoding peptidylprolyl isomerase yields the protein MPRPSVRPARFARLARLAQPAGLSALAVATVIALPASTIAQVPAPPLSAADSALVYRVLVAEDRRDGAAPALTEGAAHRDERIRRIAERARARIADSTFAQRDLLGAPSGRPLPVWPEPEWAGRLRQLGGAAGDCAPVIAAFTDSAVHVRLRAFVVVRQRTSCHSDTEVRRHLASTVDALPASTESRRVPAASWHEAAEALVSLARIAPTDAAGHITRAAAHAQPQLRIAAAQAAALARDTVTLLRLARDPDNNVSEAAIAGLSRTVGHAADSVYLSRLGTSAAQVSLAAATALRGSTHPELAARAQAALQSYERRSWASERDVRNALRTLLGQPAREPWQPWKDEPLPQDVVALALGAERYIEVTMSRRHGGRSFVVELRGDVAPIMAARVLAKVRAGGYNGTRWHRVESNFVIQGGGPDDNEYVGGGRFLVDELGTIAHPRGSVGMSTRGHDTGDTQWFINLRDNARLMGAYTVFGVVVTGMDVVDDVLAGDEMYVLREVSAPARRGPP
- a CDS encoding MarR family transcriptional regulator is translated as MPARTLQAELKQSKPFDTLADEAVVALLRTASLVRRAISQRVEPYGISPAQYNVLRILRGAGPAGLPTLAVRDRLVEEAPGITRVVDKLEEAGHVARLRTGRDRRVVHCVITEQGLRLLDAMDTLVKETAQLVSRGLPDEGDQRRLVALLAEVRAGLDAPAR
- a CDS encoding TonB-dependent receptor, encoding MSFDRRCITAAVAALGLVAALPAASLGAQGGRPATDSVPRDTLESVVIRAVRAGGAAPTSQTTLDRASIERSYVGQDAPLALQSVTGVTAASDAGGFSGYSNVRLRGVDQTRLAISVDGVPLNDPEDQVLYFSNVPDFMNSMHTVRVQRGVGSSAFGTASFAGSIDFESMPLLTTPRFAEGQLTGGSWGTQRVSVEGATGLVNGFAAYGRVSAQETEGYRIRSGNEAQSGFVSAGWFGERDALKFTGFAGRSKLQSAYVAASTAQLATDRRFNPMSPGEKDDFHQEMASLQYTRVQRPGLSLTTTGYRNSAGGWFDVDVGDPELWRFGLDHVWYGLLSTVTWDGEGFAVAAGAHASSYSRDHYLHIKPDLQNRIYDNTGFKQEQSAFVKGTITRGRVDWTGDIQVRRAAFRYRPTPGASFGEPTIDWLFVNPKLGVTLRARPTLELFASVGQAGREPARIDLFAGEDDLTDDLAAELLPLTQVKPERLTDVELGARWRRGTLEATVNAFGMFFSNEIARIGELTVTGAQQRRNVGRTTRLGVESELRWQAQPSLLVTANAMLLQARIAEYTNQRTSETFRDVRPLLTPAVIANAQAAWAPRDAVELMLSLRHVGESHLANDGNRALMLPGFTVADAGGALHLGASTLRVQVQNLLNADAYADGRTSGGQRFLFPIATRTLLATVAVRF
- a CDS encoding AI-2E family transporter translates to MALLRNPLHDEQATLMTVSLVVLAGIAIAVGLAFTRPVLVPLVLAVIVYYLVSPVADFLEIRAHIPRWLSTILVMLLVAAAIALVGLLFLTSVRGLIESADVYQTRLLAITQQVTAWLDRLGLAMTRDALVAGVNDLRLERALTIAPRLAVSLVQNGMLVMLFVIFLLLGRTRQLIKHPVFRQIDRDIRRYLVIKFLISATTGAIIWIILTAFGLELALVFAVLTFVLNFIPSLGSIVATLLPVPVALVQFPTLGPVIAIFVLSMAVQLIIGNGIDPLLMGQNLNLSPVTILAALVFWGLLWGVVGMLLAAPLTAILRIVLAQFETTRPVSELLAGRLPEGDEGHTVERPTPPQAPLNAA